The Thiovulum sp. ES genomic sequence TCATCGGGTCAAGCCCGAGGATGACAATAAAAAACTTGATATGGGGACTATAAGTCGCGAACACAAACAGCAAAGCTATCGTTCGTCTGATTGTTCCAACCGTCGCCGCCATCGTAGAAATAGACAATCCAAGATTTGGAATTATTATATTTATTTATACTCCAATACCAAAAGTCTTTGCTTTGCAAATTTCGGAAACTATTTTTGTTTTTTTGTGCTATTTTTAGTTCATCTTTGTTTGGAAGTCTCCAATCAGAAAAACCAAGAAGTCGAA encodes the following:
- a CDS encoding Protein of unknown function (DUF1566) (PFAM: Protein of unknown function (DUF1566)~IMG reference gene:2508611004_SP), encoding MNWKSACEYCEKLRLLGFSDWRLPNKDELKIAQKNKNSFRNLQSKDFWYWSINKYNNSKSWIVYFYDGGDGWNNQTNDSFAVCVRDL